From the Paraburkholderia sp. PREW-6R genome, one window contains:
- a CDS encoding ProQ/FinO family protein: MGFEQLAELKKQLAAARAEAAPAAKPAAKSGSKPGARPARKPGPPRREGAPGGRNAQAQQGAPRQQAAAAQAKPAEAKPADAKPVDPVVKSIGRLQKRFPNAFPKNPAPKLPLKVGIFEDLVVHSKDLSLSEAELRDAIKTWCRGSRYWKSLVEGAARVDLTGAAAGTVTAQEAAGAQRLQAHRAGRSAQKAAAAAAGATGTAPSADTSAANVAAPAAAPAAADAAPANAAANAETNAKNNAAADTSPQPQGDAAAAPQVVAANAETLAESDGTSAGQSAPSSDA, translated from the coding sequence ATGGGTTTCGAACAACTCGCTGAACTGAAGAAGCAACTGGCCGCGGCACGCGCCGAAGCTGCGCCTGCCGCCAAGCCGGCTGCGAAGTCCGGCAGCAAGCCGGGCGCGAGGCCTGCCCGCAAGCCCGGGCCGCCGCGCCGCGAAGGCGCGCCCGGCGGCCGCAACGCGCAGGCGCAGCAGGGTGCGCCTCGCCAGCAGGCCGCCGCCGCGCAGGCGAAACCGGCGGAAGCGAAGCCGGCGGATGCAAAGCCCGTTGACCCGGTGGTGAAATCGATCGGCAGGCTGCAAAAGCGCTTTCCGAACGCGTTCCCGAAGAATCCGGCGCCCAAGCTGCCGCTGAAGGTCGGCATTTTCGAAGACCTGGTCGTCCACTCGAAAGATCTGTCGCTGAGCGAAGCCGAGTTGCGCGACGCGATCAAGACCTGGTGCCGTGGCAGCCGCTACTGGAAAAGCCTCGTGGAAGGCGCTGCACGCGTCGATCTGACGGGTGCGGCGGCGGGCACGGTCACCGCGCAGGAAGCCGCCGGCGCACAACGGCTGCAGGCGCACCGCGCCGGCAGGAGCGCGCAGAAGGCCGCTGCCGCCGCGGCAGGTGCAACGGGAACGGCGCCGTCCGCCGACACGTCGGCGGCCAATGTGGCGGCCCCGGCGGCGGCTCCTGCGGCGGCTGACGCTGCCCCGGCGAATGCTGCGGCCAACGCAGAGACCAACGCAAAAAACAACGCTGCGGCCGACACTTCCCCACAACCGCAAGGCGACGCAGCAGCAGCTCCGCAGGTCGTGGCGGCGAACGCGGAGACGCTAGCGGAATCGGATGGCACCTCCGCCGGCCAATCGGCGCCGTCTTCCGACGCCTGA
- a CDS encoding ATP-binding protein: MTSIRRWVLGWLIFGLTAAAAVAGFAIFHTARQEASELFDYELRTIALSLPSNLTGAGDGEHRDPDLGGLADDRVVIEIWDHAGNIAYRSVRAPFLTRQPPGFDTVERGESHWRTFGVQQPGRYVQVAQPISVREDLALQLALHTLWPLALLVPVTFILVLLVVARGLAPIGALSRALSTRSFDSLEPLRLDGTVPVEIRPLVEALNDLLQRLHTASQAQRTFIADAAHELRSPLAALKLQIQAASRDGSLKGERQTLERVEGRVNRAIHLVQQLLTLAREDAQAVAPRVPTSLRRIGEQAVGDLSLLAETKDIDLGLECENARSESDPYAVLAEPHGMSVLLDNLINNAIRHTPRGGRVDVILKRTGDHVGFDVVDSGAGIPVAELGRVFDRFYRGEQARGEGSGLGLAIVARIAERHRLQIELRNNTDRPGLCVSVSGLAACEMDVAAVLR; this comes from the coding sequence ATGACGTCGATCCGCCGCTGGGTGCTCGGCTGGCTGATTTTCGGGCTGACGGCTGCGGCGGCCGTGGCCGGTTTCGCGATCTTCCACACCGCGCGCCAGGAAGCCAGCGAACTCTTCGACTATGAATTGCGGACGATCGCGCTGTCCTTGCCGTCGAACCTGACGGGCGCCGGCGACGGGGAGCACCGTGATCCGGACCTGGGCGGCCTCGCGGACGACCGCGTCGTCATCGAGATCTGGGATCATGCCGGCAACATTGCCTACCGGTCGGTGCGCGCGCCGTTTCTCACGCGGCAGCCGCCGGGCTTCGACACGGTCGAGCGCGGCGAAAGTCACTGGCGTACTTTCGGCGTGCAGCAGCCGGGGCGCTATGTGCAGGTGGCGCAGCCCATTTCCGTGCGCGAGGACCTGGCGTTGCAACTCGCGTTGCATACGCTGTGGCCGCTCGCACTGCTGGTGCCGGTCACGTTCATTCTGGTGCTGCTGGTGGTGGCGCGTGGGCTGGCGCCGATCGGGGCCCTGTCGCGCGCGTTGTCCACCCGTTCGTTCGATTCGCTCGAACCGTTGCGGCTGGACGGCACCGTCCCCGTTGAAATCAGGCCGCTCGTGGAGGCGCTCAACGACCTGTTGCAGCGGCTGCACACGGCGTCGCAGGCGCAACGCACGTTCATTGCCGATGCCGCGCACGAACTGCGCTCGCCGCTCGCGGCGCTCAAGCTGCAGATCCAGGCGGCCTCGCGCGACGGTTCGCTCAAGGGCGAACGGCAGACACTCGAGCGCGTGGAAGGGCGCGTGAACCGCGCCATCCATCTCGTGCAGCAACTCCTGACGCTCGCCCGCGAAGACGCCCAGGCTGTGGCGCCAAGGGTGCCGACGAGCCTGCGCCGGATCGGCGAGCAGGCAGTGGGCGATCTGTCGCTGCTGGCGGAGACGAAGGACATCGACCTCGGGCTCGAATGCGAAAATGCGCGCTCGGAGAGCGATCCTTACGCCGTGCTCGCGGAGCCGCACGGCATGAGCGTTCTGCTGGACAACCTGATCAATAACGCGATCCGCCACACGCCGCGCGGCGGCCGCGTCGACGTGATTCTGAAGCGTACCGGCGATCACGTGGGTTTCGACGTGGTGGACAGCGGTGCCGGCATCCCGGTTGCGGAGCTGGGGCGGGTTTTCGACCGCTTCTATCGCGGCGAACAGGCGCGGGGCGAGGGCAGCGGCCTTGGGCTCGCGATCGTCGCGCGGATTGCCGAGCGGCATCGACTCCAGATCGAATTGCGTAATAACACTGACCGGCCAGGCTTGTGCGTGTCCGTGTCAGGACTGGCAGCCTGCGAAATGGATGTAGCGGCGGTACTGCGCTGA
- a CDS encoding response regulator, producing the protein MRVLLVEDDDLIGNGVEAGLRQAGFTVDWTRDGHKAGLALDTTRYALVVLDLGLPRISGMDLLRRLRGAGKDVPVLVLTAKGTVGDRVTGLEAGADDYLGKPFDLTELIARCRALLRRSHGRSVEVIRYRNLTVNPAAQTVELDNVRVPLTSREWAVLIQLLTHLGVPQSRARLEESLYGWQEEIESNAIEVHVSNLRKKLGASLIRTVRNIGYVVEKE; encoded by the coding sequence ATGCGTGTATTGCTCGTAGAAGACGACGACCTGATCGGCAATGGAGTCGAAGCCGGTTTGCGTCAGGCCGGTTTCACCGTCGACTGGACCCGGGACGGCCACAAGGCCGGGCTCGCGCTCGACACCACGCGCTACGCGCTGGTGGTGCTCGACCTCGGTCTGCCTCGCATCTCCGGCATGGACCTGCTCCGGCGTCTGCGCGGCGCGGGCAAGGACGTGCCGGTGCTCGTGCTCACGGCCAAAGGCACGGTCGGCGATCGTGTGACGGGTCTCGAGGCCGGCGCCGACGACTATCTCGGCAAGCCATTCGATCTGACCGAACTGATTGCACGCTGCCGCGCGCTGCTCAGACGCTCGCATGGGCGCAGCGTTGAAGTGATCCGCTACCGGAATCTGACGGTCAATCCGGCGGCGCAAACCGTCGAACTGGACAACGTTCGCGTGCCGCTCACGTCGCGCGAGTGGGCGGTTCTGATTCAACTTCTGACCCATCTGGGCGTGCCGCAGTCGCGTGCGCGCCTCGAGGAGAGCCTGTATGGCTGGCAGGAGGAAATCGAAAGCAACGCGATCGAGGTGCACGTGTCCAATCTGCGCAAGAAACTCGGCGCGAGTTTGATCCGGACCGTGCGCAACATCGGTTACGTGGTGGAAAAAGAATGA
- a CDS encoding response regulator yields the protein MRLLLVEDDDMIAETVLGAMRRAGYAIDWANDGRAAELSLGNGVYDLVLLDLGLPKKDGIAVLNAYRRSGDGAPVIILTARDAIDERIRGLDAGADDYLIKPFDLDELAARVRALLRRRTGQKQPVYTHGELSLNPAAHEVAKAGTVLPLVPREFALLQALIEEPTRVFTKAELEEKLYGWGEEVGSNTIEVHVHSLRRKIGADQVVTVRGVGYRLKRC from the coding sequence ATGCGGCTGCTACTCGTCGAAGACGACGACATGATCGCGGAGACCGTCCTCGGCGCGATGCGCCGGGCCGGCTACGCGATCGACTGGGCCAACGACGGCCGCGCGGCGGAACTGTCGCTGGGCAACGGCGTGTACGACCTCGTGCTGCTCGATCTCGGCTTGCCGAAGAAAGACGGCATTGCCGTGCTCAACGCGTACCGCAGGAGCGGGGACGGTGCGCCCGTCATCATCCTGACCGCGCGCGACGCGATCGACGAGCGGATTCGCGGACTGGACGCCGGCGCCGACGACTACCTGATCAAACCGTTCGACCTCGACGAACTGGCGGCACGCGTGCGCGCGCTCCTGCGGCGGCGCACGGGGCAAAAGCAACCCGTCTACACGCATGGCGAGCTCTCGCTCAACCCCGCCGCGCATGAAGTCGCCAAGGCCGGCACGGTGCTGCCCCTCGTGCCACGCGAGTTCGCGCTGCTGCAGGCGTTGATCGAAGAGCCCACGCGTGTGTTCACGAAGGCTGAACTCGAAGAGAAGCTGTACGGCTGGGGCGAGGAAGTGGGCAGCAATACGATCGAGGTCCACGTGCATAGCCTGCGGCGCAAGATCGGCGCGGATCAGGTGGTCACCGTGCGCGGCGTGGGCTACCGGCTCAAGAGGTGCTGA
- a CDS encoding lysylphosphatidylglycerol synthase domain-containing protein: protein MKHLGRLAALAGLLVSLWLVCRDNPVAVLGALRTAGMGLLLAALAHVLPMLANACDWRSLIRGANRPSVAKMLHLVWVRESVNCMLPVARIGGEVVSFRMLRRWGVRGSTAVGSLIVDMQLTVISQLLFTMVGIGFLFAHAHSGTLRVASQLAWGVVVLAPLLVLFALVQHASPFERSMRALNRMTSGKLATLVGQSAQIDQSIRVIWRRRLVVLRYLFFWQPLQCFLTSLEIWIALFFLGARVTLVEAVVIESLIQAISSAAFFVPGGLGVQEGGFILIGGALGLDPSICLALAGARRIRDLLIFLPGLLAWQFAEFARRDASGQADKRKRTARTERASVAE, encoded by the coding sequence ATGAAACACCTTGGGCGCCTGGCCGCGCTCGCCGGCTTGCTGGTGTCGCTATGGCTGGTGTGTCGCGACAATCCTGTCGCGGTGCTCGGCGCATTGCGCACAGCGGGGATGGGGCTGTTGCTGGCGGCGCTCGCGCATGTGTTGCCGATGCTCGCCAACGCGTGCGACTGGCGCTCGCTGATTCGCGGCGCGAACCGGCCTTCTGTTGCAAAAATGCTCCATCTGGTGTGGGTGCGCGAATCGGTGAACTGCATGCTGCCGGTTGCGCGGATCGGTGGCGAGGTCGTGTCGTTCCGCATGCTCAGGCGTTGGGGCGTGCGGGGCTCCACGGCGGTCGGCAGCCTCATCGTGGACATGCAGCTCACCGTCATCAGCCAGCTGCTATTCACGATGGTGGGCATCGGCTTCCTGTTCGCCCATGCGCATTCCGGCACGCTGCGCGTGGCGTCCCAGCTCGCGTGGGGCGTCGTCGTACTCGCGCCTCTCCTCGTGCTGTTTGCGCTCGTACAGCATGCGAGCCCATTTGAGCGCAGCATGCGCGCGCTCAATCGCATGACGAGCGGCAAACTCGCGACGCTGGTCGGCCAGTCCGCGCAGATCGATCAGTCGATCAGAGTAATCTGGCGCAGGCGCCTCGTCGTGTTGCGGTATCTGTTTTTCTGGCAACCGTTGCAGTGTTTCCTCACGTCGCTCGAAATCTGGATTGCGCTCTTTTTCCTCGGTGCGCGTGTCACGCTCGTCGAAGCCGTCGTCATCGAATCGTTGATTCAGGCGATCAGTAGCGCCGCGTTTTTTGTTCCGGGCGGCCTTGGCGTGCAGGAGGGCGGTTTTATCCTGATTGGCGGCGCATTAGGGCTCGATCCGTCGATCTGTCTTGCACTCGCCGGCGCACGCCGCATCCGCGACCTGCTGATCTTTTTGCCCGGGCTGCTTGCGTGGCAGTTCGCGGAATTCGCGAGACGCGACGCGTCAGGGCAGGCGGACAAGCGTAAGCGGACGGCGCGGACCGAGCGGGCGAGTGTCGCTGAATGA
- the hpnI gene encoding bacteriohopanetetrol glucosamine biosynthesis glycosyltransferase HpnI, whose amino-acid sequence MSAAHLLAVTLTGACAASAVLGVAYTVLASALMGRFFAREVSEPSSFPAVTIVKPLHGDEWALLRNLSSFCQQDYPGTVQFLFGVHDCADPALQAVEDLRQLHPQAHITVVADARLYGPNRKISNILNMLPHAQHDVLVFADSDVSVGPDYLRNVIGELQKPNVGLVTCVYRGQPDPGFWPRLSAKATNYQFLPGVVIGLALGLARPCFGQTIAMRRDTLEKIGGFTPFVRHLAEDHAIGEAVRMIGEKVVIPPFHISHACVESSATQLIAHELRWSRTIRRIDPLGHLGSALIYPLAFALLALVFSGGAPWAGGLAFVAMCARLTLKLISDRALRQPHRDLWLLPLWDIVSFAIFVASFWSSRVIWRGFSFKVDGDGLLSVAQDE is encoded by the coding sequence GTGAGCGCCGCGCACCTGCTCGCCGTCACGCTGACCGGTGCGTGTGCGGCAAGTGCGGTTTTGGGTGTGGCTTATACGGTGCTCGCCAGCGCGCTCATGGGCCGGTTTTTCGCCCGGGAAGTGTCGGAACCGAGCAGCTTTCCGGCCGTCACCATCGTCAAACCGCTGCACGGCGACGAATGGGCGCTGCTGCGCAATCTGTCCAGTTTCTGTCAGCAGGACTACCCAGGAACGGTGCAATTCCTGTTCGGAGTTCACGACTGCGCGGACCCTGCGTTGCAGGCCGTCGAGGATCTGCGCCAGCTTCATCCGCAAGCGCACATCACCGTGGTGGCCGATGCGCGTCTGTACGGACCGAACCGCAAGATCAGCAACATACTGAACATGCTGCCTCACGCGCAACACGACGTGCTCGTGTTCGCGGACAGCGACGTGAGCGTCGGCCCCGACTACCTGCGCAATGTGATCGGCGAGTTGCAGAAGCCGAACGTGGGGCTTGTCACCTGCGTGTATCGCGGACAACCCGATCCCGGATTCTGGCCGCGTCTGTCGGCGAAGGCCACCAACTACCAGTTTCTTCCTGGCGTGGTGATCGGCCTCGCGCTGGGTCTCGCACGCCCATGTTTCGGGCAGACGATTGCAATGCGGCGCGATACGCTTGAAAAAATCGGCGGCTTTACGCCGTTCGTACGGCACCTCGCGGAAGATCATGCCATTGGCGAAGCCGTGCGGATGATCGGCGAAAAAGTGGTGATCCCGCCATTTCACATTTCACATGCGTGCGTCGAATCCAGTGCGACGCAACTGATCGCGCACGAGTTGCGCTGGAGCCGTACGATCCGGAGGATCGATCCGCTCGGCCATCTCGGCTCCGCGCTCATTTATCCGCTCGCGTTTGCGCTACTTGCACTCGTGTTTTCGGGAGGTGCGCCGTGGGCAGGCGGCCTCGCGTTCGTCGCCATGTGCGCGCGCCTCACCCTGAAGCTGATCTCCGATCGCGCGTTGCGCCAGCCGCATCGCGATTTATGGCTGCTGCCTTTATGGGATATCGTGTCCTTTGCGATCTTCGTGGCGAGCTTCTGGTCCTCGCGAGTCATCTGGCGCGGATTCAGTTTCAAGGTGGACGGCGACGGGCTGCTGTCGGTGGCGCAGGACGAATGA
- the hpnK gene encoding hopanoid biosynthesis-associated protein HpnK encodes MDVRPRALIVTADDFGLHPRVNMAVERAHRGGVLTAASLMIGAPAASDAVARARTMPQLRVGLHLVLADGDAVTPSHDIAALVDAHGRFGDNMVRDGVRFFFLPQVRKQLAYEIRAQFDAFARTGLALDHVNTHKHFHLHPTVLALILDIGREYGMKAMRLPFEAGAPFWLRPWLAHVRASLKRAGIAHNDYVVGIAGSGRMDEAAWLAALAGLPPGVGEIYCHPAVAGDRALSDGMREYRHDDELRALMSAKVANAIRAAGLRLGGFTDVLGG; translated from the coding sequence ATGGACGTTAGGCCGCGCGCGCTGATCGTGACCGCCGACGATTTTGGCCTGCACCCGCGGGTGAATATGGCAGTGGAACGCGCGCATCGTGGCGGCGTGCTGACCGCGGCGAGCCTGATGATCGGCGCGCCGGCCGCGAGCGACGCCGTGGCGCGGGCGCGCACGATGCCGCAACTTCGCGTGGGTCTGCATCTGGTGCTCGCGGACGGCGACGCGGTGACGCCGTCGCACGACATCGCCGCCCTGGTCGACGCGCACGGCCGTTTCGGCGACAACATGGTGCGCGACGGCGTGAGGTTTTTCTTCCTGCCGCAGGTGCGCAAGCAACTCGCGTATGAAATCCGCGCACAGTTCGACGCCTTTGCAAGAACCGGGCTGGCTCTCGATCACGTCAACACGCACAAGCATTTTCATCTGCATCCCACGGTGCTCGCGCTGATTCTGGATATTGGCCGCGAGTACGGAATGAAGGCGATGCGGCTGCCCTTCGAAGCAGGCGCACCGTTCTGGTTGCGGCCCTGGCTTGCGCATGTGCGCGCGAGCCTGAAGCGCGCCGGCATCGCACATAACGACTATGTGGTGGGCATCGCCGGCAGCGGCCGGATGGATGAGGCCGCCTGGCTGGCGGCGCTCGCGGGCTTGCCGCCGGGCGTCGGCGAAATTTACTGCCACCCGGCCGTGGCCGGAGACCGCGCACTGAGCGATGGCATGCGCGAATACCGGCACGATGACGAGCTGCGGGCGCTCATGTCGGCGAAGGTCGCAAACGCGATCCGTGCAGCGGGCCTGAGGCTCGGAGGATTCACCGACGTACTGGGCGGCTAG
- the hpnI gene encoding bacteriohopanetetrol glucosamine biosynthesis glycosyltransferase HpnI, producing MAAHTLTLCQWVLLAGCAGASLYATLAALAMPFFAARRDGARTAPHRTAPAFAKVGVSVLKPLCGVEPRLYENLRTFCYQRHGHFQLVLGVSSPDDPAVAVVRRLQAAFPRHDIELAIDTRVHGSNLKVSNLINMAGRARHDVIVIADSDIAVEPDYLDTVAAPLADPQVGVVTCLYVAQGVGGFWPRVGALFINEWFAPSVRVAHAAGSRRFGFGATLALRRATLDRIGGFAALKNCLADDYWLAEHVRTLGLRTVLSRVMVATDVIEPTFAALWQRETRWLRTIRSLNPAGFAFLFVTFTSPWLLAGAWLAGIVHPHGWASPVALSTASTVVGCAARLLLHWRAARHERTFWRDLPLVPLRDALLALQWCAAAFGSHVVWRGARMPVQTSGSHNGALNVVDVLEAMEVMETSDGR from the coding sequence ATGGCGGCGCACACATTGACACTGTGCCAATGGGTCCTGCTCGCCGGATGTGCCGGCGCATCGCTGTACGCGACCCTGGCGGCGCTCGCCATGCCGTTTTTCGCGGCGCGCCGCGATGGTGCGCGCACCGCGCCGCACCGCACCGCGCCTGCGTTCGCAAAAGTAGGGGTCAGTGTGCTCAAGCCGCTGTGCGGCGTCGAGCCGCGTCTCTATGAAAACCTGCGCACTTTCTGTTACCAGCGGCACGGCCATTTCCAGCTCGTGCTCGGTGTGTCGTCGCCCGACGACCCGGCGGTTGCCGTGGTGCGCCGCCTGCAGGCCGCCTTTCCGCGACACGATATCGAACTCGCCATCGACACGCGTGTGCACGGCAGCAATCTGAAAGTCAGCAATCTGATCAACATGGCCGGGCGCGCGCGGCATGACGTGATCGTGATCGCGGACAGCGACATTGCCGTCGAGCCGGATTATCTGGACACCGTAGCCGCGCCGCTCGCCGATCCGCAGGTGGGCGTGGTCACCTGTCTCTATGTGGCGCAAGGCGTCGGCGGATTCTGGCCGCGCGTGGGCGCGCTTTTCATCAACGAGTGGTTTGCGCCGTCAGTGCGTGTCGCGCACGCGGCCGGCTCGCGACGCTTCGGATTCGGCGCGACGCTGGCGCTGCGCCGGGCCACGCTCGACCGTATTGGCGGTTTCGCGGCGCTAAAAAACTGTCTCGCCGACGACTACTGGCTCGCCGAACACGTGCGCACGTTGGGACTGCGAACAGTATTGTCGCGCGTGATGGTAGCGACCGACGTCATCGAGCCGACGTTTGCCGCGCTGTGGCAGCGCGAAACGCGCTGGCTGCGCACGATCCGCTCGCTGAATCCCGCGGGGTTCGCGTTCCTGTTCGTCACGTTCACGTCGCCGTGGCTGCTCGCTGGCGCGTGGCTCGCGGGCATCGTGCATCCGCACGGCTGGGCGTCGCCGGTCGCGCTGAGTACAGCCAGCACGGTGGTGGGATGCGCGGCGCGGCTGTTGCTGCACTGGCGTGCCGCGAGGCACGAACGCACGTTCTGGCGCGATCTGCCGCTCGTGCCGCTGCGTGATGCGTTGCTGGCGCTGCAGTGGTGTGCAGCCGCGTTCGGCTCGCACGTGGTGTGGCGCGGCGCCCGTATGCCCGTGCAAACGTCGGGCTCGCATAACGGTGCGCTTAACGTCGTGGACGTGCTGGAGGCAATGGAAGTCATGGAGACGTCGGATGGACGTTAG
- a CDS encoding ATP-binding protein → MTSASIRQRLVLLVLASIVLIWGIALMSSYRQATREVGEWEEARLAELAQILALLDERNLTTLANARIDVREEEKGGEVGANDADDDDSLPRDALFQVRDRHGDVLAGSPQLRALGAWNLPLPAQSGAEDMTLGSQIYHTFTLRSPSPGNTVRVFELANTRSDLVSGVASRIARPTLIALPVLALLVWFAIGWSLAPLRTLSGAIRSRDIHRLEPVDIGRAPTEVRPLVDAINALLSRLVHSLERERAFTTDAAHELKTPLAAIKVQAQVALAEPDRSLQRLAMERVVQGVDRSARLAEQLLLLARLDTQEKMATAPLKPAAVAKDALLATAGNAQQKDIRVTLSGDPQAQIDAEPVLMGILLDNLLDNAIKYGRVGGNVEVDVRQAGDEVHLIVRDDGPGVAADDLDRLTHRFFRATGNQATGSGLGLSIVARIAEHFGASLRLTGGDDARGLTVRVSFPAHAATL, encoded by the coding sequence ATGACGTCCGCGTCCATTCGCCAGCGGCTCGTGCTGCTCGTGCTCGCGAGCATCGTGCTGATCTGGGGCATCGCGCTGATGTCGAGTTATCGTCAGGCCACGCGCGAAGTCGGCGAGTGGGAGGAAGCGCGCCTCGCGGAACTCGCACAGATTCTCGCGCTGCTCGATGAGCGCAATCTGACCACCCTCGCCAATGCGCGCATTGACGTACGGGAAGAAGAAAAAGGCGGCGAAGTGGGCGCGAACGACGCCGACGACGACGATTCGTTGCCGCGCGACGCGCTCTTCCAGGTGCGCGACCGGCACGGCGACGTGCTGGCCGGCAGTCCGCAGTTACGTGCGCTCGGCGCATGGAATCTGCCTCTGCCCGCGCAAAGCGGCGCGGAAGACATGACGCTGGGCAGCCAGATTTATCACACATTCACGCTGCGCAGTCCGTCGCCCGGCAACACCGTGCGCGTGTTCGAACTGGCCAACACGCGCAGCGACCTGGTCAGCGGCGTCGCGAGCCGGATCGCGCGGCCTACGCTGATCGCGCTGCCGGTGCTGGCGTTGCTGGTCTGGTTTGCAATCGGCTGGAGTCTGGCCCCGTTACGCACGCTCTCCGGCGCGATTCGCTCGCGCGACATCCACCGGCTCGAACCGGTCGACATCGGCCGCGCGCCGACCGAGGTGCGCCCGCTCGTGGACGCGATCAATGCGCTGCTATCGCGCCTCGTGCATTCACTGGAGCGCGAGCGCGCTTTTACCACCGACGCCGCGCATGAACTGAAAACGCCGCTGGCCGCGATCAAGGTGCAGGCGCAAGTCGCACTCGCGGAACCGGACAGGTCGTTGCAACGTCTCGCGATGGAACGCGTCGTGCAGGGGGTCGACCGGAGCGCGCGGCTTGCCGAGCAACTGCTGCTGCTTGCACGGCTGGACACGCAGGAAAAGATGGCTACGGCGCCGCTCAAACCGGCGGCGGTCGCCAAAGATGCGTTGCTCGCGACCGCCGGCAACGCGCAGCAGAAGGACATCCGCGTGACGCTGTCGGGCGACCCGCAGGCGCAGATCGACGCTGAGCCCGTGCTGATGGGCATCCTGCTCGACAATCTGCTCGATAACGCGATCAAGTACGGGCGGGTGGGCGGCAACGTCGAAGTCGACGTACGGCAGGCGGGCGACGAGGTGCACCTGATCGTACGAGACGATGGCCCAGGCGTCGCGGCAGACGACCTTGACCGGCTGACCCATCGCTTCTTTCGCGCGACCGGCAATCAGGCCACCGGCAGCGGGCTCGGTCTTTCGATCGTCGCCCGGATTGCCGAGCATTTTGGCGCGAGCCTGCGGCTCACCGGCGGCGACGACGCTCGCGGCCTCACGGTTCGGGTGTCGTTTCCCGCGCATGCAGCCACGCTTTGA
- a CDS encoding TAXI family TRAP transporter solute-binding subunit, which produces MKAQRPRPPHFPDDAAHVEWRDHTLLYVAVAALIVLGVTLIVWIIDPAPPRTITMSAGPHDSSFLVAAEQYKRILAHNGITLNVLESDGSVQNLKRLLDPAQHVDIAFVQGGVADGLDTSTLMSLGSVFYVPVVVFYRGTGLTELSQLEGKRIAVGREGSGTRQLALKLLDANGIAPGGTTTLLPSDGLQAATQLVTGEADAAILSGDSATRGLMLRVLRVPGISVMNFDEARAYTRLFPYLDEIDLPPGVLDLRHRIPPDTIHLVSPTVELVARANLHPAISDLLIEAAQEVHGLPGLLQRAGEFPSPVARDYQISEDAQRYYKTGKSFLYRTLPFWVASIGDRVLVLLLPMAVLLFPAMRLIPALYRWRVRSRIYRYYGALIAIERGALADSTAEERKRLFEELDQIEASLNQLRMPLAYADAFYVLREHVGFVRSRLEAGAA; this is translated from the coding sequence ATGAAAGCGCAGCGCCCGCGGCCCCCGCACTTCCCGGACGACGCCGCTCACGTGGAGTGGCGCGATCACACGCTGCTGTATGTCGCGGTGGCGGCCCTGATCGTGCTGGGGGTGACGCTGATCGTGTGGATAATCGATCCGGCGCCGCCCAGAACGATCACGATGAGTGCCGGACCGCACGACAGCTCGTTTCTGGTCGCAGCCGAACAATACAAGCGGATCCTGGCCCACAACGGCATCACGCTGAACGTGCTCGAATCCGACGGCTCGGTGCAGAATCTGAAGCGGCTGCTCGACCCCGCCCAACACGTCGACATCGCGTTCGTGCAGGGCGGCGTGGCCGACGGTCTCGACACTTCGACATTGATGTCGCTTGGCAGCGTGTTCTATGTGCCGGTGGTGGTGTTCTATCGCGGCACGGGACTCACCGAGCTGTCCCAGCTCGAAGGCAAACGGATCGCGGTGGGCCGCGAAGGCAGCGGCACACGTCAACTCGCGCTCAAGCTACTCGACGCCAATGGCATTGCGCCTGGTGGCACGACCACGCTGCTGCCGAGCGACGGACTGCAGGCCGCCACGCAGCTCGTCACGGGCGAGGCGGACGCCGCTATCCTGAGCGGCGATTCGGCTACGCGCGGCCTGATGTTGCGCGTACTCCGCGTGCCGGGCATCTCCGTGATGAATTTCGACGAGGCCCGCGCCTACACGCGCCTTTTCCCCTATCTGGACGAGATCGACCTGCCGCCTGGGGTACTGGATCTGCGGCACAGGATTCCACCCGACACCATCCACCTCGTCAGCCCGACTGTCGAACTGGTGGCTCGTGCGAATCTGCATCCGGCTATCTCCGATCTGCTGATCGAAGCTGCCCAGGAAGTGCACGGCTTGCCTGGTCTGCTGCAGCGGGCCGGCGAGTTTCCGAGCCCGGTTGCGCGGGACTACCAGATTAGCGAGGACGCGCAACGCTACTACAAGACCGGGAAGAGTTTCCTGTACCGGACGCTGCCGTTCTGGGTGGCGAGCATCGGCGATCGCGTGCTGGTGCTGCTGCTGCCGATGGCGGTGCTGCTGTTCCCGGCGATGCGGCTCATTCCGGCACTGTACCGCTGGCGTGTGCGCTCCCGCATCTACCGCTATTACGGCGCGCTGATCGCAATCGAGCGCGGCGCGCTCGCCGATTCGACCGCCGAGGAGCGCAAGCGGCTATTCGAAGAGCTGGACCAGATCGAGGCTTCGTTGAACCAGCTGCGAATGCCGCTGGCGTATGCCGACGCGTTCTACGTGCTGCGCGAACACGTCGGCTTCGTGCGCAGCCGGCTGGAAGCCGGTGCGGCCTGA